In one Aquila chrysaetos chrysaetos chromosome 24, bAquChr1.4, whole genome shotgun sequence genomic region, the following are encoded:
- the CERCAM gene encoding inactive glycosyltransferase 25 family member 3 isoform X4, translating into MDYPAGSIALWCATDHNSDNTTAMLQEWLGAVGKDYHSVVWKAQEEPSSYADELGPKHWSDKRYENLMRLKQEALTYAREQRADYILFVDTDSILTNNQTLKFLMAQNKSVVAPMLDSQTFYSNFWCGITPQGYYRRTADYFPTKNRQQVGCFSVPMVYATFLIDLRKEETSRLAFYPPHPNYTWAFDDIIVFAYSCQAAGAEVHVCNQQRFGYINVPVKAHQTLEDERANFVHLTLEAMVDGPPMQRSRHISLLPKPLTKMGFDEIFLINLVRRPDRRQRMLASLRELEIAPRVVDAVDGSTLNSSDIKVLGVDLLPGYYDPFSGRTLTKGEVGCFLSHYNVWKEIVSRGLERSVVFEDDVRFEAAFPARLHRLMEELEGAQQDWDLIYLGRKQVNVEDEAPVEGVRNLVVAGYSYWTLAYVISLRGAQKLLAAKPLSKMLPVDEFLPIMYDKHPNEDYKQHFAPRDLLVFSAHPLLVYPTHYAGDSNWLSDTETSTIWDDDTKKTDWAGSQKNLRDSRGGAGHLRSTARDEL; encoded by the exons ATGGACTATCCCGCGGGGAGCATCGCCCTGTG GTGCGCGACGGACCACAACTCGGACAACACAACAGCGATGCTGCAGGAGTGGCTGGGGGCGGTGGGGAAGGACTATCACTCGGTGGTCTGGAAGGCACAAGAGGAGCCCAG cTCCTACGCTGACGAGCTTGGGCCCAAGCACTGGAGCGATAAACGCTACGAAAACCTGATGAGGCTGAAGCAGGAGGCTCTCACCTACGCCCGGGAGCAGCGGGCAGACTACATCCTG TTTGTGGACACCGACAGCATCCTGACCAACAACCAGACCCTCAAGTTTCTCATGGCACAGAACAAGTCGGTGGTGGCCCCCATGTTGGACTCGCAGACCTTCTACTCCAACTTCTGGTGTGGCATCACGCCCCAG GGGTACTACCGCCGGACGGCCGACTACTTCCCCACCAAGAACCGGCAGCAGGTGGGCTGCTTCTCCGTCCCCATGGTCTACGCCACCTTCCTGATCGACCTGCGGAAGGAGGAGACGTCGCGGTTGGCTTTCTACCCGCCCCATCCCAACTACACCTGGGCTTTTGACGATATCATCGTCTTCGCTTACTCCTGCCAGGCAGCTg GCGCGGAGGTCCATGTGTGCAACCAGCAGCGCTTCGGCTACATCAATGTCCCCGTGAAGGCCCACCAGACGCTGGAGGATGAACGCGCCAACTTCGTGCATCTCACGCTGGAGGCCATGG TGGATGGGCCCCCCATGCAGCGCTCCAGGCatatttccctccttcccaagcCGCTCACGAAAATGGGCTTTGATGAA ATCTTCCTCATCAACCTGGTGCGGAGGCCGGACCGGCGCCAGCGGATGCTGGCGTCCCTGCGGGAGCTGGAGATTGCCCCACGGGTGGTGGATGCTGTGGATGGGAG CACCCTCAACAGCAGCGACATCAAGGTGCTGGGGGTGGACCTGCTTCCCGGGTACTACGACCCCTTCTCCGGCCGCACGCTCACCAAAGGCGAGGTCGGCTGCTTCCTCAGCCACTACAACGTCTGGAAGGAG aTCGTGTCCCGGGGGCTGGAGCGGTCAGTGGTCTTCGAGGATGACGTGCGTTTTGAGGCTGCCTTCCCGGCACGGCTGCATCGGCtgatggaggagctggagggggcACAACAGGACTGGGACCTCAT CTACCTGGGGAGGAAGCAGGTGAACGTGGAGGACGAGGCACCCGTGGAGGGTGTGCGAAACCTGGTGGTGGCCGGGTACTCGTACTGGACGCTGGCCTACGTCATCTCCCTCCGCGGGGCCCAGAAGCTGCTGGCTGCCAAGCCCCTCTCCAAAATGCTGCCGGTGGACGAGTTCCTGCCCATCATGTACGACAAGCACCCCAA CGAGGATTACAAGCAGCACTTTGCCCCCCGGGACCTGCTGGTGTTTTCGGCTCACCCCCTCCTGGTTTATCCCACTCACTATGCTGGGGACAGCAACTGGCTGAGCGACACTGAGACCTCCACCATCTGGGACGACGATACCAAGAAGACAGACTGGGCTGGCTCGCAGAAGAACCTGAGGGACTCACGGGGCGGTGCTGGCCACCTCCGCTCCACCGCCCGCGACGAGCTCTGA
- the TOR2A gene encoding prosalusin isoform X1, with product MAPGAAAALALTLLLAAAARPAAAWDLWALRCGFSADCECGFGPDLRGLECDLAMNLVGQPLVRQQVVKGVREFLENRNPVKPLVMSFHGSTGTGKTYVSSMLIRYLFQGGLQSPYVHQFSPIVHFPHAERIEQYKESLKRWIQGNLTNCGRSAFLFDEMDKMHPGLIDVIMPFLGPSWVVYGTNYRKAIFIFISNAGGEQINEMTLALWRAHKDREEISLQDLELAISQAVFENPQSGFWKSGIINEHLIDLVVPFLPLKRHHVKQCVVSELIQQGLEVRPDVVQDVADSIPYFPEEEKMFSSTGCKTVASRISFFF from the exons ATGGCCCCCGGCGCGGCGGCAGCGCTGGCCCTGACGCTGCTGCtggcggccgccgcccgccccgccgccgcctgggACCTGTGGGCGCTGCGCTGCGGCTTCTCGGCGGACTGCGAGTGCGGCTTCGGGCCCGACCTGCGCG GTCTGGAGTGTGACTTGGCCATGAATCTGGTGGGGCAGCCCCTGGTGAGGCAGCAGGTGGTGAAGGGAGTGAGGGAGTTCCTGGAGAACCGGAATCCGGTGAAACCCCTGGTGATGTCCTTCCATGGCTCGACTGGAACAGGCAAAACCTACGTGAGCTCCATGCTCATCCGCTACCTCTTCCAGGGTGGACTCCAGAGCCCCTATGTTCACCAGTTCTCTCCGATAGTGCACTTCCCCCATGCTGAGCGGATAGAGCAGTACAAG GAAAGCCTGAAGCGCTGGATCCAAGGGAACTTGACAAATTGTGGACGGTCGGCCTTTCTCTTTGATGAGATGGACAAGATGCACCCGGGCCTGATTGACGTGATCATGCCATTCCTGGGACCCTCGTGGGTTGTGTACGGGACCAACTACCGCAAAGCGATCTTCATCTTCATAAG CAATGCAGGAGGGGAGCAGATCAACGAAATGACACTGGCTCTCTGGCGTGCCCACAAGGACCGGGAGGAGATCAGCCTTCAGGACCTGGAGCTGGCCATCTCCCAAGCCGTGTTTGAAAACCCTCAGA gtgGATTCTGGAAATCTGGGATCATCAACGAACATCTCATCGATTTGGTTGTGCCCTTCCTCCCACTGAAGCGCCACCATGTAAAGCAGTGCGTCGTCAGCGAACTTATCCAGCAAGGCCTCGAAGTACGTCCAGATGTTGTCCAGGATGTGGCTGACAGCATCCCCTACTTcccagaagaagagaaaatgttctCATCAACAGGCTGCAAAACAGTGGCCTCTCGGAtcagttttttcttctag
- the TOR2A gene encoding prosalusin isoform X2: protein MNLVGQPLVRQQVVKGVREFLENRNPVKPLVMSFHGSTGTGKTYVSSMLIRYLFQGGLQSPYVHQFSPIVHFPHAERIEQYKESLKRWIQGNLTNCGRSAFLFDEMDKMHPGLIDVIMPFLGPSWVVYGTNYRKAIFIFISNAGGEQINEMTLALWRAHKDREEISLQDLELAISQAVFENPQSGFWKSGIINEHLIDLVVPFLPLKRHHVKQCVVSELIQQGLEVRPDVVQDVADSIPYFPEEEKMFSSTGCKTVASRISFFF from the exons ATGAATCTGGTGGGGCAGCCCCTGGTGAGGCAGCAGGTGGTGAAGGGAGTGAGGGAGTTCCTGGAGAACCGGAATCCGGTGAAACCCCTGGTGATGTCCTTCCATGGCTCGACTGGAACAGGCAAAACCTACGTGAGCTCCATGCTCATCCGCTACCTCTTCCAGGGTGGACTCCAGAGCCCCTATGTTCACCAGTTCTCTCCGATAGTGCACTTCCCCCATGCTGAGCGGATAGAGCAGTACAAG GAAAGCCTGAAGCGCTGGATCCAAGGGAACTTGACAAATTGTGGACGGTCGGCCTTTCTCTTTGATGAGATGGACAAGATGCACCCGGGCCTGATTGACGTGATCATGCCATTCCTGGGACCCTCGTGGGTTGTGTACGGGACCAACTACCGCAAAGCGATCTTCATCTTCATAAG CAATGCAGGAGGGGAGCAGATCAACGAAATGACACTGGCTCTCTGGCGTGCCCACAAGGACCGGGAGGAGATCAGCCTTCAGGACCTGGAGCTGGCCATCTCCCAAGCCGTGTTTGAAAACCCTCAGA gtgGATTCTGGAAATCTGGGATCATCAACGAACATCTCATCGATTTGGTTGTGCCCTTCCTCCCACTGAAGCGCCACCATGTAAAGCAGTGCGTCGTCAGCGAACTTATCCAGCAAGGCCTCGAAGTACGTCCAGATGTTGTCCAGGATGTGGCTGACAGCATCCCCTACTTcccagaagaagagaaaatgttctCATCAACAGGCTGCAAAACAGTGGCCTCTCGGAtcagttttttcttctag
- the PTRH1 gene encoding probable peptidyl-tRNA hydrolase, giving the protein MVAAELAGRARPLVSRAGPRVMVAGLGNYGLRGTRHSVGMAVVDRLARQLAVAEGWQVDRRCCADVALATTRGLELVLLKPRRLMNLNGLSVTSAAEIYNLHPEDIYLVHDDLDKALGKVAIKLGGSARGHNGVRSCISALHSNEMTRLRVGIGRPEGEVTVSSYVLAPFSAGEQERLEQVLPQAATSLLEHILRRRAPMGEPGDRG; this is encoded by the exons ATGGTGGCGGCGGAGCTGGCGGGGCGCGCGCGACCGCTCGTCAGCCGGGCGGGGCCGCGCGTCATg GTGGCCGGCCTGGGCAACTATGGGCTGCGGGGGACGCGGCACAGCGTGGGCATGGCGGTGGTGGACCGGCTGGCCCGGCAGCTGGCAGTGGCCGAGGGTTGGCAGGTGGACAGGCGGTGCTGCGCTGACGTGGCTCTGGCCACGACCCGCGGCCTGGAGCTGGTGCTGCTCAAGCCACGGAGGCTCATGAACCTCAACGGGCTCAGTGTCACCAGTGCCG cTGAGATCTACAACCTCCACCCAGAAGACATATACCTGGTTCATGATGACCTGGACAAGGCCCTGGGCAAGGTGGCGATCAAGCTGGGAGGCAGTGCGAG GGGACACAACGGGGTCCGATCCTGCATCAGTGCTTTGCACTCCAAT gaGATGACCCGGCTCAGGGTCGGCATCGGGCGGCCAGAGGGCGAAGTGACAGTGTCCAGCTATGTCCTGGCTCCGTTcagtgctggggagcaggagaggctggagcaggtccTGCCCCAGGCAGCGACATCCCTGCTGGAGCACATCCTGCGCAGGAGAGCGCCCATGGGGGAGCCGGGGGACAGGGGCTGA
- the TOR2A gene encoding prosalusin isoform X3: MDKMHPGLIDVIMPFLGPSWVVYGTNYRKAIFIFISNAGGEQINEMTLALWRAHKDREEISLQDLELAISQAVFENPQSGFWKSGIINEHLIDLVVPFLPLKRHHVKQCVVSELIQQGLEVRPDVVQDVADSIPYFPEEEKMFSSTGCKTVASRISFFF; encoded by the exons ATGGACAAGATGCACCCGGGCCTGATTGACGTGATCATGCCATTCCTGGGACCCTCGTGGGTTGTGTACGGGACCAACTACCGCAAAGCGATCTTCATCTTCATAAG CAATGCAGGAGGGGAGCAGATCAACGAAATGACACTGGCTCTCTGGCGTGCCCACAAGGACCGGGAGGAGATCAGCCTTCAGGACCTGGAGCTGGCCATCTCCCAAGCCGTGTTTGAAAACCCTCAGA gtgGATTCTGGAAATCTGGGATCATCAACGAACATCTCATCGATTTGGTTGTGCCCTTCCTCCCACTGAAGCGCCACCATGTAAAGCAGTGCGTCGTCAGCGAACTTATCCAGCAAGGCCTCGAAGTACGTCCAGATGTTGTCCAGGATGTGGCTGACAGCATCCCCTACTTcccagaagaagagaaaatgttctCATCAACAGGCTGCAAAACAGTGGCCTCTCGGAtcagttttttcttctag
- the CERCAM gene encoding inactive glycosyltransferase 25 family member 3 isoform X3: MGSQREQPPGQALAPLPVRDGPQLGQHNSDAAGVAGGGGEGLSLGGLEGTRGAQRAGLTPASPRPSSYADELGPKHWSDKRYENLMRLKQEALTYAREQRADYILFVDTDSILTNNQTLKFLMAQNKSVVAPMLDSQTFYSNFWCGITPQGYYRRTADYFPTKNRQQVGCFSVPMVYATFLIDLRKEETSRLAFYPPHPNYTWAFDDIIVFAYSCQAAGAEVHVCNQQRFGYINVPVKAHQTLEDERANFVHLTLEAMVDGPPMQRSRHISLLPKPLTKMGFDEIFLINLVRRPDRRQRMLASLRELEIAPRVVDAVDGSTLNSSDIKVLGVDLLPGYYDPFSGRTLTKGEVGCFLSHYNVWKEIVSRGLERSVVFEDDVRFEAAFPARLHRLMEELEGAQQDWDLIYLGRKQVNVEDEAPVEGVRNLVVAGYSYWTLAYVISLRGAQKLLAAKPLSKMLPVDEFLPIMYDKHPNEDYKQHFAPRDLLVFSAHPLLVYPTHYAGDSNWLSDTETSTIWDDDTKKTDWAGSQKNLRDSRGGAGHLRSTARDEL, encoded by the exons atggggagcCAGCGAGAGCAGCCGCCTGGCCAAGCCCTTGCTCCGCTGCCG GTGCGCGACGGACCACAACTCGGACAACACAACAGCGATGCTGCAGGAGTGGCTGGGGGCGGTGGGGAAGGACTATCACTCGGTGGTCTGGAAGGCACAAGAGGAGCCCAG CGAGCAGGGTTAacccctgcctccccccggcccagcTCCTACGCTGACGAGCTTGGGCCCAAGCACTGGAGCGATAAACGCTACGAAAACCTGATGAGGCTGAAGCAGGAGGCTCTCACCTACGCCCGGGAGCAGCGGGCAGACTACATCCTG TTTGTGGACACCGACAGCATCCTGACCAACAACCAGACCCTCAAGTTTCTCATGGCACAGAACAAGTCGGTGGTGGCCCCCATGTTGGACTCGCAGACCTTCTACTCCAACTTCTGGTGTGGCATCACGCCCCAG GGGTACTACCGCCGGACGGCCGACTACTTCCCCACCAAGAACCGGCAGCAGGTGGGCTGCTTCTCCGTCCCCATGGTCTACGCCACCTTCCTGATCGACCTGCGGAAGGAGGAGACGTCGCGGTTGGCTTTCTACCCGCCCCATCCCAACTACACCTGGGCTTTTGACGATATCATCGTCTTCGCTTACTCCTGCCAGGCAGCTg GCGCGGAGGTCCATGTGTGCAACCAGCAGCGCTTCGGCTACATCAATGTCCCCGTGAAGGCCCACCAGACGCTGGAGGATGAACGCGCCAACTTCGTGCATCTCACGCTGGAGGCCATGG TGGATGGGCCCCCCATGCAGCGCTCCAGGCatatttccctccttcccaagcCGCTCACGAAAATGGGCTTTGATGAA ATCTTCCTCATCAACCTGGTGCGGAGGCCGGACCGGCGCCAGCGGATGCTGGCGTCCCTGCGGGAGCTGGAGATTGCCCCACGGGTGGTGGATGCTGTGGATGGGAG CACCCTCAACAGCAGCGACATCAAGGTGCTGGGGGTGGACCTGCTTCCCGGGTACTACGACCCCTTCTCCGGCCGCACGCTCACCAAAGGCGAGGTCGGCTGCTTCCTCAGCCACTACAACGTCTGGAAGGAG aTCGTGTCCCGGGGGCTGGAGCGGTCAGTGGTCTTCGAGGATGACGTGCGTTTTGAGGCTGCCTTCCCGGCACGGCTGCATCGGCtgatggaggagctggagggggcACAACAGGACTGGGACCTCAT CTACCTGGGGAGGAAGCAGGTGAACGTGGAGGACGAGGCACCCGTGGAGGGTGTGCGAAACCTGGTGGTGGCCGGGTACTCGTACTGGACGCTGGCCTACGTCATCTCCCTCCGCGGGGCCCAGAAGCTGCTGGCTGCCAAGCCCCTCTCCAAAATGCTGCCGGTGGACGAGTTCCTGCCCATCATGTACGACAAGCACCCCAA CGAGGATTACAAGCAGCACTTTGCCCCCCGGGACCTGCTGGTGTTTTCGGCTCACCCCCTCCTGGTTTATCCCACTCACTATGCTGGGGACAGCAACTGGCTGAGCGACACTGAGACCTCCACCATCTGGGACGACGATACCAAGAAGACAGACTGGGCTGGCTCGCAGAAGAACCTGAGGGACTCACGGGGCGGTGCTGGCCACCTCCGCTCCACCGCCCGCGACGAGCTCTGA